The following nucleotide sequence is from Solanum dulcamara chromosome 7, daSolDulc1.2, whole genome shotgun sequence.
aataataacaacaacaatgataataataataataataataataataacaacaacaacaacaaaaataaaaataacaacaacaactataataataatgataataataataataataacaataacaataacaagaataaaaaaaatataacaagaataataataataataataagaataataataaaaacattaaaaataacaataataacactaaaaataataatattaataataataataacaacaaaaacaacaataataatactattaataacaataacaataataataataacaataataacaataataataataacaataataacaagaataatgataacaataataagaataacacaagcaccaccaccaccaccaacaacaataataataatgataacaataataataacaataacaagaataatcaaaataataataaagacaacaacaataatagcagcagcaacaacaacaacaataataacaacaacaacaacaacgacagcaacagcaacaacaacagcaacaacagcagaaacaacaaaaataaaaacaacaacaacaacaacaaaagcaATAACaatagcagcaacaacaacaatactaacaaatacaacaacaacaacaacaacaacaacaaaacaacagcaacaacaacaacaacaacaacaataataacaataacaataacaataacaataacaataacaataacaataacaataacaataacaataacaataacaataacaataacaataacaataacaataacaataacaataacaacaataacaataacaataataacaacaacaataataataacaacaacaatgataataataataataataataacaacaacaacaacaacaaaaataaaaacaacaacaactataataataatgataataataataataacaataacaataacaagaataacaaaaataataataaagacaacaacaataatagctgcagcaacaacaacaacaacaacaacaataataataataataacaacaacaacaacactaacaataataataacaaccacaacactaacaataataataacaacaacaacaacaacaataataataataataacaataataataataataataataataataataataataataataataacaacaacaacaataataataataacaataataataataataacaacaacaacaacaataataataataataaaaagaagaagaagaagaataaataataacaaaaaataataaaaacaataataacaagaataataataacaataataagaataataataaaaacaataaaaataacaataataacaataaaaataataaaaataataataataacaacaacaacaataataataataatattaataagaataacaataataataataacaataacaataacaatgataacaataataagaataacacaagcaccaccaacaacaacaacaataataataataatgataacaataataataataacaataacaagaataacaaaaataataataaaaacaacaacaacaacaacaacaaaagcaATAACAAtagaagcaacaacaacaacaacaccaacaactacaacaacaactacaacaacaaaacaacagcaacaataacaacaactataataacaataataataataataataataataataataataataacaacaacaaaataataataacaacaacagcaacaacaacaacaataaaagcaataacaagaacaacaacaacaacaacaataacaacaataataacaaaaacaataacaacaacaataataataataacaacaacagcaacaacaacaacaataaaagcaacaacaataacaacaagaacaacaacaataacaataacaataacaatatgtaACAACCCTTAATAGTCGTTTTAAATACTAgggatttttatttcataaaacactCATcctgtaaatttttaatgggtactttggactaattgataactaaggttatttaatggaggggtaactttagatatttaatttaattagtgggctaaatttataatttatttaataccctataccacttgttcaatacttataaaaatatattagtagGGTTATAACCTTTAAtacctaattaattagaaaagtaaagaaaaagaaagaggaacTTACGTGCAGCGGAAGAGGGAAAACAGCGAAGAATGATTAGGTAAGAATTACCTCTACCTCGCAATTGGTTAGCACTAATTATCTGTGTATATGGGATAAGACGTAGTAGCATGTTAATACAAATCAAAAAGTGTAGGATGAGTTTGGAACGTGACAGTAGTAAATGTTAAGGTTTTAGGTTTTGTAGGGACAAAGTCTTGAAGTTTTCTTTACTAACTAATGATTATTAAATGATAAAAAGGTATAAGTGGGTAATGATGTGCTAGTGCTGCAtacttttaacttataaatgGATACCATTGGTTTCTGATTATGGATTCGATGTCCTAAATTCATCTTaggttatcacattataattcaagttccGATATATtgaaatagataattaaataataggtaTTATACTACATGAATACCATTAGAGTTATGATTTTagaggaattaagacttaaccctaggcttgaatttttagggaattgattatagagttagGTGATTTATTGGGTCTAGGATAGTTATATAGTAATATGAGTGTCTACAGACTCGtgtacttatgaatattatatatttgatagattggaaatgtTCTGAAGCTtcaaagaaaggaaagatattggtggattagcttgcttgacttcagttcttcgattgaggtaggttatggtttttattctatatcatagatagactcttaatagtgattgatattcattgagtaatgtgtgaagtttactacacatttaattgttgtggtttggatggttgatatgttgttgtgattggtctgaaatcccaaggccatgaaatccataatcttgaacttgccctatcaaaaatggtgccttgaataaagaaggcttgataaaatattgttaatgaaggggaatataatcatgaagaatgataaattaatttggatcgggtgtcacgttccgacacggtatatttggatcgggtgtcacgttccggcatggtatatttggatcgggtgtcacgttccgacacggtatatttggatcgggtgtcacgttccgacacgataaTATCAActggaaataaattaaaattacttaatactacccaatctccaataactcattttccaaaagagtgtgatgtggaggcatgagtcctcctgtgtgatcttgatattgtttattggttatgaaattgttcattgtgttgtcacttaaTCTTggtcttgttggttgccacataTTAAGAGCTAcggttgattttccgctattacttattgcatattaattcctattttgagtcggccgatgatacctactcagtatatgttgtcctgtactgacccctacttgtatctttctttgttttatttgtggagtgcagcgagtcttcCATTGGCTTCGACTTGACTTCAGCTCTAGTCAATCTtcagttcataagatttcagggtgagctatccttctagctgacGATGAATTCTCTTAGTCacgacatgatgtccttagctTTCGGGCACAGactatgtcacttattttattttagtatttgacattctagacttagtgttttagaattatatgtccttgatgtgatgactttcaggttttggggaaaatgtatttatttgagcttctgcgttattgttatatttattagttagggtttgtatcgttggttctcccacctagcaggttaaGTGTGTGTGCCACTCAtagcccattttgggtcgtgacacaataacaataataacaacaacaacaacaataacaacaataataacaaaaacaataacaacaataataataataataacaacaacaacaacaacaataaaagcaacaaaaacaataaaagcaacaacaataacaataacaataacaataacaataacaataataacaataacaataacaataaccataacaacaataataataacaacaacaatgataataataataataataataacaacaacaacaacaaaaataacaacaacaacaactataataataatgataataataacaacaacaacaacaaaaataacaacaacaacaactataataataatgataataataataataacaataacaataacaagaataacaaaaataataataaagacaacaacaataatagcagcagcaacaacaacaacaacaacaacaacaacaataatagcagcagcaacaacaacaacaacaacaataataataataataataacaacaacaacaacaataataataataataataacaataataataataataataataataataataataataataataacaacaacaacaacaataataataacaataataataataataataataataataataagaagaagaagaagaataaataataacaaaaaaataaaaaaataataataacaagaataataataacaataataagaataataataaaaacaataaaaataacaataacaacaataataagaataataataaaaacaataaaaataacaataataacaataataacaataaaaataataataataataataataataactacaacaacaacaacaataataatattaataacaataacaataataataataacaataataacaataacaataacaataataacaataataagaataacacaagcaccaccaacaacaacaataataataataaaaaaacaataataataacaataacaagaataacaaaaataataataaagaaaacaacaataatagcagcaacaacaacaacaacaacaacaataacaacaacaacaacaacaacgacagcaacaactacaacaactacaacaacaacaacaacaacagaaacaacaaaaataacaacaacaacaacaacaaaatcaataacaatagcagcaacaataacaacaacaccaacaaatacaacaacaacaaaacaacagcaacaataacaacaacaccaacaaatacaacaacaacaacaacaacaaaacaacagcaacaataacaacaacaacaataacaataataataataatgataattataataacaacaacaataacaataagaataacaataataataataatgataattataataataataataataacaataacaataacaataataataataataataataataacaataacaataataataataataataataataataataataataataataataacactaacaacaacaataataataataataacaacaacaacaacaacaacaataataataatagtaataataataataacaataacaataataataataataataataatagtaataatagtaataatagtaataataataataacaataacaataacaataacaataacaataactataacaataacaataacaataacaataacaataacaataacaataacaataacaataacaataataaaaacaaaaataataataacaacaacaatgataataataataatagtaataataacaacaacaacaacaacaaaaataacaacaacaacaactataataataatgataataataataataataataacaataacaataacaagaataataaaaataatgataaagacaacaacaataatagcagcaacaacaacaacaacaataataataataataacaacaacaacaccaataataataataacaacaacaataacaacaacaacaacaataataataataataataacaataataataataataataataataataataacaacaacaacaataataataacaataataataataacaacaaaaacaataataataataataagaagaagaaaaagaataaataataacaaaataataataaaaaaaataataacaagaataataataacaataataacaataataagaataataataaaaacaataaaaataacaataataacaataaaaataatgataataataataataacaacaacaacaacaacaataataataatattaataacaataacaataataataataataataataacaataacaataacaataataacaataataagaataacacaagcaccaacaacaacaacaacaataataataataatgataaaaataataataacaataaccagaataacaaaaataataataaagacaacaacaataatagaagcagcaacaacaacaacaacaataacaacaacaacaacaataacaacaacaacaatgacagcaacaactacaacaactacaacaacagcaacaacaacagaaacaacaaaaataacaacaacaacaacaacaacaaaagcaATAACaatagcagcaacaacaacaacaacaacaaaacaacagcaacaataacaacaacaacaataacaataacaataacaataataataataataata
It contains:
- the LOC129894272 gene encoding uncharacterized protein LOC129894272 yields the protein NKNNNNNNNNNNNNNNNNNNNNNNNNNNNNNNNNNNNNNNNNNNNNNNNNNNNNNNNNNNNNNNNNNNNNNNNNNNNNNNNNNNNNNNNNNNNNNNNNNNNDNNNNNNNNNNNNNKNKNNNNNYKNNSNNNNNNNNNNNNNNNNNNNNNNNNNNNNNNNNNNNNNNNNNNNNNNNNNNNNNNNNNNNNNNNDNNNNNNNNNNNNKNKNNNNYNNNNNNNNNNNNNNNNKNNNNNNNNNNNNNNNNKSNKNNKSNNNNNNNNNNNNNNNNNNNNNHNNNNNNNNNDNNNNNNNNNNNKNNNNNNYNNNDNNNNNNNKNNNNNNYNNNDNNNNNNNNNNDNYNNNNNNNNNNNNNNNNNNNNNNNNNNNNNNNNNNNNNTNNNNNNNNNNNNNNNNNNNSNNNNNNNNNNNNNNNSNNSNNSNNNNNNNNNNNNNNNYNNNNNNNNNNNNNNNNNNNNNKNKKQNNSNNNNNNNNNNNNNNNNNNNNTNNNNNNNNNNNNNNKNNNNNNNNNNNNNNNNNNNNNN